In Streptomyces puniciscabiei, a single genomic region encodes these proteins:
- a CDS encoding TOMM precursor leader peptide-binding protein, translated as MREHPSGPVALFGDGGLLDRATAAVLARSFPLVRPDRGALADALGSCAAVLVASDTTDTTGYAEIRKAAEAAGVPWIPLNTEADAIHVGPVVGDACPTCADWRRRLARDKAQHHETLRARHGTALSARLTSLRTRTAAAVAAELAVGLLRSTLTGGPLPQDAADRAGTAEGRRPGDRFLRVELASLAISSHRYLPYTLCADCGGLPPDGPEAARIAPAARPKPAPDVFRVQNVVARERELYDIYVDRVAGVVPSVDDERGGPLPRAVAPLSSLRGNSSQHGWGRTTDYRTSRITAVLEALERFGGEQPRGRRTTVTASRRELGERALDPHLFGLYPDDRHDLPGFPYIRYHEDLVMPWVWGWSFARAEPVLVPERYAYYAAHSHDDPRFVYEISNGCAMGGCLEEAVLCGLLEVAERDAFLMTWYGRMPIPRVDPDSARDRSIPMMIEHLRHRTGYEVRLYSATLEQGVPCFWAVGLDTLGDPGRPRVLCAGGSALLAEKAVVNVLHETAHLLEHAKIYDAAERERAARMVRDPSLVKVMGDHSVLYSHEDAFDRFDFLLGEREARPFTSFEEQWRWPAHTDLRADLEEMLRRYLDRGLDVVVVDQTTPEHRAGGFACVKVMVPGTLPMTFGHQNRRVDGIPRLLTVPYALGYRDRVLTPEDINPHPHPFP; from the coding sequence ATGCGTGAGCACCCCAGCGGCCCGGTCGCCCTGTTCGGCGACGGCGGACTGCTCGACCGGGCCACCGCCGCCGTCCTGGCCCGCTCCTTCCCGCTGGTACGGCCGGACCGCGGCGCCCTCGCCGACGCGCTCGGCTCCTGCGCCGCCGTCCTGGTGGCCTCGGACACCACCGACACGACCGGATACGCCGAGATCCGCAAGGCCGCGGAGGCCGCCGGGGTCCCCTGGATCCCGCTGAACACCGAGGCGGACGCGATCCATGTCGGACCCGTCGTCGGGGACGCCTGCCCGACCTGCGCCGACTGGCGCCGCCGCCTCGCCCGCGACAAGGCCCAGCACCACGAGACCCTGCGCGCCCGCCACGGCACCGCCCTGTCCGCCCGGCTCACGTCGCTGCGCACCCGGACGGCGGCGGCCGTGGCGGCCGAACTCGCCGTCGGCCTCCTGCGGTCGACCCTGACCGGCGGACCCCTGCCGCAGGACGCCGCCGATCGCGCGGGCACTGCCGAGGGCCGCCGGCCGGGCGACCGGTTCCTCCGCGTCGAACTCGCCTCGCTCGCCATCAGCTCCCACCGCTACCTGCCGTACACGCTCTGCGCGGACTGCGGCGGTCTGCCGCCCGACGGTCCCGAGGCGGCACGGATCGCCCCGGCCGCCCGGCCCAAGCCCGCGCCCGACGTCTTCCGGGTGCAGAACGTCGTGGCGCGCGAACGGGAGTTGTACGACATCTACGTGGACCGCGTCGCCGGTGTCGTGCCGTCCGTGGACGACGAGCGGGGCGGGCCGCTGCCGCGCGCGGTGGCCCCGCTCAGCTCCCTGCGCGGCAACAGCTCGCAGCACGGGTGGGGCCGTACGACCGACTACCGCACCTCCCGGATCACCGCCGTGCTGGAGGCACTGGAGCGCTTCGGCGGGGAGCAGCCGCGGGGGCGGCGCACCACGGTCACGGCGAGCAGGCGGGAGCTGGGGGAACGCGCCCTGGACCCGCACCTCTTCGGGCTCTACCCCGATGACCGCCACGACCTGCCCGGCTTCCCCTACATCCGGTACCACGAGGACCTGGTGATGCCCTGGGTGTGGGGCTGGTCCTTCGCCCGCGCCGAGCCGGTGCTGGTCCCGGAGCGGTACGCCTACTACGCGGCGCACAGCCACGACGACCCGCGTTTCGTCTACGAGATCTCCAACGGCTGCGCCATGGGCGGCTGTCTGGAGGAGGCCGTCCTGTGCGGGCTGCTGGAGGTGGCCGAACGGGACGCCTTCCTGATGACCTGGTACGGGCGGATGCCGATCCCGCGCGTCGACCCGGACTCCGCGCGGGACCGCTCGATCCCCATGATGATCGAGCATCTGCGCCACCGGACGGGGTACGAGGTCCGCCTCTACTCGGCCACCCTGGAACAGGGCGTCCCGTGCTTCTGGGCGGTCGGTCTCGACACGCTCGGCGACCCGGGCAGACCGCGCGTCCTGTGCGCGGGCGGCTCCGCGCTGCTGGCCGAGAAGGCCGTCGTCAACGTCCTGCACGAGACGGCACATCTGCTGGAGCACGCCAAGATCTACGACGCGGCGGAGCGGGAACGCGCCGCACGCATGGTGCGCGACCCGTCCCTGGTGAAGGTGATGGGCGACCACTCCGTGCTCTACAGCCACGAGGACGCCTTCGACCGGTTCGACTTCCTGCTGGGGGAGCGCGAGGCACGGCCGTTCACGAGCTTCGAGGAGCAGTGGCGGTGGCCCGCGCACACCGATCTGCGGGCGGACCTGGAGGAGATGCTCCGCCGCTATCTGGACCGGGGCCTGGACGTCGTGGTCGTGGACCAGACGACCCCGGAACACCGGGCGGGCGGCTTCGCCTGCGTCAAGGTGATGGTGCCGGGCACCCTGCCGATGACGTTCGGGCACCAGAACCGGCGGGTCGACGGAATCCCGCGGCTGCTGACCGTGCCGTACGCACTCGGCTACCGCGACCGTGTGCTGACGCCCGAGGACATCAACCCCCACCCCCACCCGTTCCCGTGA